The nucleotide window AGACAGATCCAGGCAGATAATTCATGTCGCCGCCTTTCCATAATTTCTGCTGCTTTGCGTAATATCCCTGCCCTTTCTCTGACGGGGGTTTTTTTCCAAGTCGGAAATGCCGCTTTAGCTGCTTGTAACGCTTGTTGAGCTTGTTGAACGGAAATTAAGCCTATTTTCCCGACAATTTCTTGAGGGTTAGAGGGGTTAACCGAGTCTATTATGGTTTCGGTTGGGACATATTCCCCGTTAATTAAGGGTAAATAGGTTTTGCCTAGGGAGTTACGAACTTGGACTAATGCCTGTTTTGCTTTCTGTCTTAACTCCTCATCCGCGTAGTCTGTATCCGGTACGTTGGGGAATTTACCGTTATCCGTTCGGGGTTGGCTTTCTTCTATGACTACAGGAGGGGCAACTAATTCGTCTACGGGACGTTCTTCTAAGTTTTGTCTTAAGAAGGAACTATTAGCCGTATTTTCTAACAAGCGTCGGATTAAATAAGCCATTCCGGGTAATAAATTTCCGTAGGGAGCATAGACCCTGACTCGATAACCCCGTTTAACTAATGCTTTAGCCAGTTGATCCCCCATCCCATATAACACTTGCATCTCGAAACAACGTCGGGGAACGTTTAAACTTTCGGCTATAGCGATCGCATGACCTTGTGAACGGACGTTATGACTCCCGATAGCACTATAAATATATTGATAATTTTCCAGTAATAATCGGGTTAATCGTTCAAAATTAAGATCGCTGGCGGCTTTTTGGTTATAGACCGGTTGAGTCCAATGATTTTGCAGGGACTTAATCGTCTCTTGATCCCAATAAGCCCCTTTTACCAACCGAACGGTAATGGGATAACCCCGTTTTTTTGCCCACTCTATTAAGTCTTTTAAATCTTTTTCGGAGTCTCTTAAATAAGCTTGAATAGTCACTCCAATATCGGTGCGAGTTTTAAACTCGTCTTCGAGTAATAACTCTTTGAGAATTCCCAGGGTGATATCTTTATAGACATACTGTTCCATGTCAAAATGAATCCCGACCCCTAACTCTTTTGCCCGTCTCAATAAAATCCGAATGCGATCGCAAACTTTTTCCTGACTGCCTTGAGGATCAAAAGGATCGAATTGGGAATAAAACGCCGTTAACTTGACTGATACTTGAACTTTGGGTAAAGGTTCTCCATCTGCTTCGTCTATTTCTGGCACTTTTGACCACTTTTGAGACTCTTTAACCAGATGTTCCATTAACTCTAAATAACTTTGTAAATAGGCTTTCGCTTCGACTTCGGTAATAACGGCTTCCCCTAATAAATCAATGGTAAAGCCCATTTTTTCTTTTCTCAGACGTTCTACCGTCTTGGTGACCTGCTGTAAATCTTCCCCGGCGATATATTTTCGAGCTAAGGTTTCTACTGCTTTACTAATGGTTCCGGCGGCCAGTTGGGCAGGGGCAGAATGGGAATCAGTAAAATTTAAAATTCCTTTGAGGGCGCTCGGCAGTTCTACCGACTCTTCCCCCATATATTGTTGTAAATGGTTGG belongs to Gloeothece citriformis PCC 7424 and includes:
- the pruA gene encoding L-glutamate gamma-semialdehyde dehydrogenase, whose product is MVVQINPQQDYEAKTQAIAKDLLAQTREKKGLLAQLQDQMRLDDKLLGWAMSNPNLRVQLFRFIDCLPALQSNAEIANHLQQYMGEESVELPSALKGILNFTDSHSAPAQLAAGTISKAVETLARKYIAGEDLQQVTKTVERLRKEKMGFTIDLLGEAVITEVEAKAYLQSYLELMEHLVKESQKWSKVPEIDEADGEPLPKVQVSVKLTAFYSQFDPFDPQGSQEKVCDRIRILLRRAKELGVGIHFDMEQYVYKDITLGILKELLLEDEFKTRTDIGVTIQAYLRDSEKDLKDLIEWAKKRGYPITVRLVKGAYWDQETIKSLQNHWTQPVYNQKAASDLNFERLTRLLLENYQYIYSAIGSHNVRSQGHAIAIAESLNVPRRCFEMQVLYGMGDQLAKALVKRGYRVRVYAPYGNLLPGMAYLIRRLLENTANSSFLRQNLEERPVDELVAPPVVIEESQPRTDNGKFPNVPDTDYADEELRQKAKQALVQVRNSLGKTYLPLINGEYVPTETIIDSVNPSNPQEIVGKIGLISVQQAQQALQAAKAAFPTWKKTPVRERAGILRKAAEIMERRRHELSAWICLEVGKVLKQADAEVSEAIDFCRYYADEMERLDQGYDYDVAGETNRYLYQPRGLAVVISPWNFPLAIAVGMTVAALVTGNCTLLKPAETSSVIAAKIAEVLVEAGIPQGVFQYVPGKGSQVGAYMVEHPDVHLIAFTGSREVGCRIYRDASIVQPGQKHLKRVIAEMGGKNAIIVDESADLDQAVAGVVYSAFGYSGQKCSACSRVIVLETVYDHFIERFVEATRSLNIGAADEPGTEVGPVIDATAQKRILEYIETGKQEAELALIREAPATGYFVPPTIFKNVSPDAAIAQEEIFGPVVAVTKVKTFDEALTVANGTDYALTGGLYSRTPDHIKRAYAEFEVGNLYINRGITGAIVSRQPFGGFKMSGVGSKAGGPDYLLQFLEPRHVSENIQRQGFAPIEGAQ